Proteins from a genomic interval of Actinoalloteichus hymeniacidonis:
- a CDS encoding 2-oxoacid:ferredoxin oxidoreductase subunit beta: MTAVELGLPLIGGTAGVPRTEEKQTAKGFTSDQEVRWCPGCGDYAVLAAVRSFLPELGLRQENIVFVSGIGCSSRFPYYLNTYGMHSIHGRAPAIATGLATSRPDLSVWVVTGDGDALSIGGNHLVHTLRRNVNLKILLFNNRIYGLTKGQYSPTSEVGKVTKSTPAGSLDNPFNPVSLALGAEATFVARALDSDRKQLTEVLRAAAEHRGTALVEIYQNCPIFNDDAFDVLKQPGERERRIIGLRHGEPIVFGAEGEYAVVTDGFGLRVAATSEVDRDAIVVHDATRSDPGYAFALSRLGGQDLDPTVTGVFRAVARPTYDDLAREQVAEATAKRTPDLGNLLRGNETWTVVG, translated from the coding sequence ATGACGGCTGTTGAGCTAGGGCTGCCGCTGATCGGCGGGACCGCAGGGGTTCCGCGAACCGAGGAGAAGCAGACGGCGAAGGGCTTCACCTCCGACCAGGAGGTGCGGTGGTGTCCCGGCTGCGGCGACTACGCCGTGTTGGCGGCCGTGCGGTCCTTCCTGCCCGAATTGGGGCTGCGCCAGGAGAACATCGTCTTCGTGTCGGGGATCGGGTGTTCCTCGCGGTTCCCGTACTACCTGAACACCTACGGCATGCACTCGATTCACGGTCGCGCACCGGCGATCGCCACCGGTCTGGCCACATCGCGGCCCGACCTCTCCGTGTGGGTGGTCACCGGGGACGGCGATGCCCTGTCCATCGGCGGCAACCACCTGGTGCACACGCTGCGGCGCAACGTGAACCTGAAGATCCTGCTGTTCAACAACCGGATCTACGGGCTCACCAAGGGCCAGTACTCGCCGACCTCGGAGGTCGGCAAGGTCACCAAATCGACGCCTGCCGGTTCGCTGGACAACCCGTTCAACCCGGTGTCGCTGGCTCTCGGCGCCGAGGCCACCTTCGTGGCCAGGGCGCTGGACTCGGACCGCAAGCAGCTCACCGAGGTGCTGCGCGCGGCGGCGGAGCATCGCGGCACGGCACTGGTGGAGATCTACCAGAACTGCCCGATCTTCAACGACGACGCCTTCGACGTGCTCAAGCAACCGGGCGAGCGGGAACGGCGAATCATCGGACTCCGACACGGCGAACCCATCGTGTTCGGCGCCGAAGGCGAATACGCGGTGGTGACCGACGGTTTCGGGCTCCGGGTGGCCGCGACCTCGGAGGTGGACCGGGACGCGATCGTGGTGCATGACGCGACCCGGTCCGATCCCGGTTATGCCTTCGCCCTGTCCCGGTTGGGCGGCCAGGATCTCGATCCGACCGTGACGGGGGTCTTCCGCGCGGTGGCCAGGCCGACCTACGACGATCTGGCCCGCGAGCAGGTCGCCGAGGCGACCGCCAAGCGGACCCCCGATCTGGGGAACCTGCTGCGCGGGAACGAGACCTGGACCGTCGTGGGTTGA